DNA from Magnolia sinica isolate HGM2019 chromosome 19, MsV1, whole genome shotgun sequence:
TGAAGGACTCTCCGCTTCTTAAATAGCTAGATTACATGTCAATCGGTGGTTGAGTAATTAGGACAATCTTTATGTATATGTTCCTAATCCAACTATTTTAGCCCCTAGGGTCACAAGGTATTTAGTTTGATTTAGGCCGTATATGACAATGGTACACTCATACATAGATACTGTCACATATATAATGAAATGGGGCCATTCACTACACATGTGGCCACATGTTCCAATTGAATACCAACAACAACGACAATCTACAGAACACTTTCAGCGTGAGAAGAGTAACAGATTTGATAGCTAGAATCTTCTAACCCGTAAGAATCGTCGATCCATTGCCGGACGCATTCAATCATTAGTCTTTTCACCATAGTTGAACTTCCATATATAATCTCGATGGATACACAACGAGTCCCCGAGTAAATCCAACTGAGTCACTGAGTCGACCTGACCTAGCTAAACTCAACAATGAGTCGACGCGGTTGTCTGACCCATTCTCCATGATGAGTGGGGGACAGTACCGATGAAAGGCGCAGTGGGTTATGGTGGCCATATCTGACACAGACAAAAGTGGCGGGCCACTCCTAAGAATGGGAAAGCTGACAACTTATGCTCTTTATATAGTGCCGGCCCACCCGGGTGAACTCAGTAGTGCAGAAATGGGAGACTGTAACCATTTGGTTCTGGCCAAGTTCAAGGAAGGAGTGGTGGTGGAAGACTTGCTCAAAGGGATGGAGAAGCTGGCCTCTGAGATGGACACTGTCAAATCCTTTCAATGGTACTTCTTCCCTCTCGTTTCTTTTGATCTGGGACGTTCATCAGTCGGGTCCCAACATGTACGTTTCCTGCCCTGGCC
Protein-coding regions in this window:
- the LOC131235345 gene encoding uncharacterized protein LOC131235345 isoform X2, with amino-acid sequence MVAISDTDKSGGPLLRMGKLTTYALYIVPAHPGELSSAEMGDCNHLVLAKFKEGVVVEDLLKGMEKLASEMDTVKSFQWYFFPLVSFDLGRSSVGSQHRLMLNHRPTSTKGTLIECRRNFRHSSMYVLIYAYVYTCMYV
- the LOC131235345 gene encoding stress-response A/B barrel domain-containing protein At5g22580-like isoform X1, producing MVAISDTDKSGGPLLRMGKLTTYALYIVPAHPGELSSAEMGDCNHLVLAKFKEGVVVEDLLKGMEKLASEMDTVKSFQWGHDTGSDEMLRQGFTHVILLTFRNAEDFSAFLGHPSHIEFSGTFAAAIEKILVFDYPTVVVKSPA